In the genome of Leptotrichia sp. HSP-536, the window TCATAAATCGCAGGATTTATTAACACAAAAAGATATTAAAGAATTGAAGAATATAGAAGGTATTGAAGCAGTAACTCCTACTTCTAGCACTTTTGCCAGATTGTCTACAAGCGATGGTTCGGATAAGATGTTTACAGGAACTGGAGTAACGGAAGACTATTTTAAGATATCAAATTACACAATAGTAAAAGGACGAAAGTTTTTACCAACTGAATACAGAAAAGATGGGAAATATGTGATAATAGATAATACAACAGCTGACCAGATGTTTCCTGATGAAAATCCAGTAGGTAAAAAATTAACTTTGAATTTTCAAAAAAATAGTGAGATAGTAACAATTGTCGGAGTGTTTAAAAATCCATATGCAAGTATGGGAGGAGGCGACCAGATGCCTGCAATGGGACTTTTACCTAATAATTACTTGAATTATCTGGAAGGAAATGAACAAGATAAATTTACCGCATTACAAATAAAGGCTACGGATGCAAATGAAATGAGCAGGGTAATGGAGATTGTAAAAGAAAAGATGAAAACCCGAGGGAGTGAATCTGATATTTACAACGTGAACTCAACAAGTCAAGGATTAGATGAATTTAATAATATTCTTAATATGCTTTCGCTTTTTATAAGTGGAGTTGCCGCTATTTCATTATTTGTAGGTGGAATAGGAGTTATGAATATAATGCTTGTAAGTGTTACTGAAAGAATTAGGGAAGTTGGGCTTAGAAAGGCAATTGGAGCTAAGACTAGGCACATTCTTATACAATTTTTGATAGAAGCAGTTATTTTAACATTTTTTGGTGGAATAATTGGAGTTGTAATTGGATATTCATTGGCACTCCTGATCGGCATATTTATACAAACTTCGCCAATATTAAGTCCAGTTGTAGTATTTGTGTGTATATTCGTTTCTACAATGATAGGATTAATTTTTGGAGTTTATCCAGCGAAAAAAGCTGCGGCATTGGAGCCAATGGAGGCACTAAGAACAGATTAATGATATTTATCCCTTTAAATGCTGAATTTGTTATAAGATTAATATTTATACTATTGTATAATAGAACAAAAGGTAAAGACATTAAGAAGAGCAACTTTCAAGTTACCAATAAATAAAGAAAAAGTGAGGATAAAATAATGAATAAGAAATTTTTAATTTTATTATCTATGTTATTAAATTTCTTAACTTTTGGGGAAGTAAAGAAAAATTATGATTGTAATTTTTTGACTGATTTTACATTTAATGAAGAAAACAATAAATACATTGATCTGTATACTGGAAAAACAAATATGAAAATCAAAGAAGGAATAACAGAATGCAAAGTTCTAACAGGAGGTCCATTTAGAATAATTAATAGATCTTTCTTTTGGAAACAGAATGATCATCATTATTTTGACAATGCTGTAATATCATTAGAAATTAAAAATGGAAGAATGATAAGACTTGAAGTAAAGTCTGCATTTAATAATGAACTTCTTTTTTCTGGGAAATATAACTATTCAGGGTTAAATGGGGAAGTATATATGGATGGTTCAGTTCAGAATTCCGGCTATTCAATGAGATTAAATTACAAAAACGGTAAACCAGCAGGAGAACTTACAGAGTATTATGATAACAATAAAATATATAGGAAGTCAATGTTAAGAAATGTACAGATAGATTTATCACATTTTTCTGAAGAGTTTGAAAAATATGTAAATAGTTATGAAATTTACGATTATAATACAGGAGAAAAAATTTTCTCAGAAAATTTAAAAAACGGAAATGGGAGAATTATCTCATATACACCTAGTGGGAAACAGGATAAAGATTATGAAATTAAAAATCGTAAAATTATAGGAGGAAAAGAAGTTGCTCATAGTCCAGATGGAAAATCTGATTCTGAATATTATTATCATAAAAATGGTAATGTAAAAAAATATATTCAACATGGTAGTAGTGGTGCAAGAACAGAATATGACTATGACTTAAATGGAAAGATGTTGAAAGCTACATATTATAATAAAAGTGGAGAAATAGATGATGTAATAGATTATACTAAAAAGAAACGCTAAATGAAATAATCGTTGTTGTAAAAGACAGCGGTTATTTTTGTGTATTATCAAGTTGAGTTTCTTTAAAAACTTGACAAAAATTAAAGGAAAGTATAGAATAATTTTACTAAATATGAAACTGGGAAAATTTTTGAAAATAAGTTGAAAAAAATAGAAAAAGTATTTATGAAAACAGGTTTTATAGTAAAACTGCTTTAAAGCTGAACTCAAAAGCTATGATTATTTTACTCGAATCCTAAATTTATAATTTTTAGCAGTTCAATTTTAAATGGGTTCGAGTATAAATTAATAATGTAAAAACTATTAAAAAACTTTCTTTCAAAACTGTTTATAAGGGAAGGTGTTCATTAATGTATAAAAAAATAATAACATTTTTTTTACTGACTTTTTCAATAGTATGTTATAGTGAAAGAGTTAGTTCAAATTCAGGAATATGTGAATATTTTAGAGATAAAGAAAGTAAAAAAAAGTTTAATCCTTATACTGGAAAGACAAATATTAAATTAAAAAATGGTGTGTATAAATGTTTAAATGCGGATGCTTCTTTTAAGATTATTGTATGGAGATATTTCTGGGCTGATGATATAAATATATACGGAACACTTACTATTGAAGTAAAAAATGGTATAATGACAAAACTCAAGAGTATTGATGAAAAAAATGGTGAACTATTGTTTTCAGCAACATATAATAGATACGGACCTGATGGAGAAATGTATATTAGTAAAGGATTTGCCTTGAACTACAATAGCAATTCACGGAAATTAAATTATAAAGATGGAAAACCATTTGGGGATATACTAGAGTACTATGACAACGGAAAACTTTATAGAAAATCTCATCTTGTTAAAAAAAATAATTATCATCCATTTGACACACCAGATGATTTTAATAATTATGTAGATTATTACGAAATATATGACATAAATACAGGAGAAATTTTAAAAAAAGAAGATTTATTTAATAAAACAGGAACTATCTGGGATTATGATTCAAAAAGCGGTAAATTATCTAGAGAAGGTCATTTAGTAAATGGTGAAATTGTGTTTGAAAGGGAATATAAAGAAGATGGAACAGTAGCTCGGGAATATAATTATAAAAAATAACCTTTTTTAAAAGTCCGCTATAGCAAACAGCAACTGCTACGTCAATATTGGAGTAAATGATGGGGCTATAGCTGGTCATTGACATAAATTGCATATTACTGAAATATTGAAAAGATTGAAGAAGATATAAGGAGATGTTAACATTATGAAAATTATCGAAAATTTAGAATTTAGCGCAAAGGCAAAAATTCTTTACTTTTTAAAGTATTATACAAAAAATGAATATCTCAAGGAAGATGGAAATGTTGCTTATGAAAATATTGAAAAAATAATAGATTCTAGTCCTGATGATGCGGTAAGCCTTGTAAAAAAATTGCTGGATTCGGGAGAGAAAACTGGAATTATTCTGCTCAGTCTTCTTTTGAAGAAAGACGTTGTGAATATAGAGGAAAAAAATGAATATTTGGCTAAAGCTGAAAATATTATTATAACGAAATTTAAAAATGTTTTTCAAGATGATAACAGTTTTTCAGCAGCATTGCCTAAAGGCTATGAAGAAAATTTTGAATTTTTAAGAAAGCAGGATTTTTTGTGGAGAAAAGTTAAAATTTCTGTGTCAGGATATAATGCGAATCATACGAGTATGATGAATAAACTTGAGCTTTTAACTATTTCTTTACTTGACTGGTCAACAGTTTTTAAAAATGGAGTTATTTTGATTTTAAATATAAAAACAAGCTATTATCATTTTTATTCTGAGCCATATCGTAATTTTTTTGAGTACTACAAATATACTTCTTCGGGAAATTATGAAAATATGTATATTCATCTAGCTGAATTGGGAATTCCTGTTTCAATGATTTGTGATAGATATTTAAGTAGACATTCTTGGGAATACATTAACTGGAATACA includes:
- a CDS encoding ABC transporter permease — protein: MDFMELLKLSVSNLFSYKVRSFLTMLGIIIGISSVIMMSSLGAGVKENITGDLNKLGVSNFEVSIDTSPGQTHKSQDLLTQKDIKELKNIEGIEAVTPTSSTFARLSTSDGSDKMFTGTGVTEDYFKISNYTIVKGRKFLPTEYRKDGKYVIIDNTTADQMFPDENPVGKKLTLNFQKNSEIVTIVGVFKNPYASMGGGDQMPAMGLLPNNYLNYLEGNEQDKFTALQIKATDANEMSRVMEIVKEKMKTRGSESDIYNVNSTSQGLDEFNNILNMLSLFISGVAAISLFVGGIGVMNIMLVSVTERIREVGLRKAIGAKTRHILIQFLIEAVILTFFGGIIGVVIGYSLALLIGIFIQTSPILSPVVVFVCIFVSTMIGLIFGVYPAKKAAALEPMEALRTD